Proteins from one Cryptomeria japonica chromosome 4, Sugi_1.0, whole genome shotgun sequence genomic window:
- the LOC131065540 gene encoding uncharacterized protein LOC131065540, which yields MESGERMDIFRKKRSESSRKPRLGGSHTFMNEHDHSSVSGSPPSDPQSTSGFDKGLNEDAGKYTNHYSSHGGDDYKRKLGNGNMKGRFEVGKEDLGKSKSGNRKALGGGRDDDWDDIKRVRREVTELNGNNKHKGMEEDRIYDRKYDRAGGLKLQDYDRNRRVEKSSREKIHRDVSHHDKNFKENSMVEKGSERDRKFFGETFKRKMRTDDLDVSKRSRDAGKERKDSYDRHVSHEKSDRDRDCDQDRDRNHDGASRGRSHDVQGNSRSGDFSQRAAAVGGLTAVVGSLDWRNSDGHKIVDRRSSDAHPIGQVKGGPDSGHGAGHARSQDGGRNVDGHHTGQSKSANPEFKAPESLNAAQVKTAYDGKAYDIRESFDKSTLKEDDPPSKENRTTTVKLKVSGITHTIHASLAAGNKQKAAEGSAFARPPQVPEGGRRRQRLILQENSDDEDDYPPRAEKCIQESLRKESPANCSASARMDMNQSKEDRKNKLADESTSGKQVEINNFAGNQPVRKSSRIPKKRVLDGEIDEDEDTEEASQRKNLRTPKKRLQNGEYDDREEGETLQRKSSRIPKKRMLESEYDEEDEEDGAHFHKRKQKKLKSARDAEDLYEYEEEVATDGDFENSDIEPEGRKNGKRKETLNSTIDEKKEIPLTARQRAMQSSKDMDTEVGANLIEFPEGLPHSGQRRKKEKLSEVEQQLKKAEAAQRRKQQVERAANAQQAEAIKKILGTDSTRKKKEDKLRKQRDEKEQEKSASAMILAPNSVRWVMGPSGTVVSFAQDAGLPSIFNSAPCRYPPAREKCAGPLCNNTYKYRDSKSNLPLCSLQCYRAIHDVTRPVSTF from the exons ATGGAGAGTGGTGAAAGAATGGATATTTTTAGGAAGAAGCGGTCAGAGTCATCGAGGAAACCAAGATTGGGAGGGTCACACACTTTCATGAACGAGCACGATCATTCCTCAGTGTCTGGTTCACCACCGTCTGATCCTCAGTCTACTTCAGGTTTTGACAAAGGTTTGAATGAGGATGCAGGAAAGTATACAAACCATTATTCTTCCCATGGGGGAGATGATTACAAGAGGAAATTGGGGAATGGAAATATGAAGGGCAGATTTGAGGTTGGGAAGGAGGATTTGGGTAAGAGCAAGTCAGGTAATAGAAAGGCTCTTGGTGGGGGGAGAGATGACGATTGGGATGACATAAAAAGAGTCCGGAGGGAGGTTACAGAATTGAATGGCAATAACAAGCATAAGGGAATGGAGGAGGATAGGATTTATGACAGGAAATATGATAGAGCAGGGGGTTTGAAGTTGCAGGATTATGACAGGAACAGGCGGGTTGAGAAATCTTCAAGGGAGAAAATTCACAGGGATGTTTCTCATCATGACAAGAATTTCAAGGAGAATTCCATGGTGGAGAAGGGTAGTGAGAGGGACAGGAAATTTTTTGGGGAGACGTTTAAGCGGAAGATGCGTACTGATGATTTGGATGTGTCAAAGCGGTCCAGAGATGCTGGAAAGGAGAGAAAAGATTCCTATGATAGGCATGTCAGTCATGAGAAATCTGACAGGGATAGGGATTGTGATCAAGATAGAGATAGGAACCATGATGGTGCTTCTCGTGGTAGGAGTCATGATGTGCAGGGCAATTCAAGATCTGGTGATTTCAGTCAGAGGGCTGCAGCGGTTGGTGGACTGACTGCTGTTGTTGGGTCATTGGATTGGCGTAATTCAGATGGGCACAAAATTGTGGACAGGAGGTCCTCTGATGCCCATCCTATTGGTCAGGTGAAAGGAGGACCAGACTCTGGCCATGGTGCTGGGCATGCCAGGTCACAAGATGGAGGCAGGAATGTAGATGGTCATCATACAGGGCAGTCAAAATCAGCAAACCCTGAATTTAAAGCTCCGGAAAGCTTAAATGCAGCACAAGTTAAAACAGCGTATGATGGAAAGGCCTATGATATTAGAGAATCCTTCGATAAATCCACACTTAAAGAAGACGATCCACCTTCTAAAGAGAACCGGACCACCACGGTGAAATTGAAAGTAAGTGGAATCACCCACACTATTCATGCTAGTTTAGCAGCTGGGAATAAACAGAAGGCAGCAGAAGGTTCTGCATTTGCTAGGCCTCCACAAGTACCTGAAGGAGGCAGACGGCGTCAGAGACTTATTCTTCAG GAAAATTCAGATGATGAAGATGACTACCCTCCAAGGGCGGAAAAATGTATACAAGAATCACTCCGGAAGGAGTCTCCAGCCAATTGTTCTGCTTCTGCTAGGATGGATATGAACCAGTCAAAGGAAGACAGAAAAAACAAACTTGCAGATGAAAGTACCTCTGGAAAGCAGGTTGAAATCAATAATTTTGCAGGAAATCAACCTGTCCGCAAGAGCTCAAGAATACCTAAGAAGCGTGTTTTGGATGGAGaaattgatgaagatgaagatacTGAAGAAGCATCCCAGCGCAAAAATTTGAGGACCCCCAAAAAACGCTTGCAAAATGGTGAATATGATGATAGGGAAGAAGGTGAAACACTGcagcgtaaaagctcaaggatacCTAAGAAGCGGATGCTTGAAAGTGAATacgatgaagaagatgaggaagatggagCACATTTTCATAAAAGAAAACAGAAAAAGTTAAAGTCTGCAAGAGATGCAGAGGACTTGTATGAGTATGAAGAGGAAGTTGCAACGGATGGAGATTTTGAGAATTCAGATATCGAACCTGAAGGAAGGAAGAATGGCAAAAGAAAAGAAACTTTAAATTCTACTATTGATGAGAAGAAGGAAATTCCTCTCACTGCACGCCAAAGGGCTATGCAGTCGTCCAAGGACATGGATACAGAAGTAGGAGCAAATTTGATTGAATTCCCAGAAGGATTACCTCACAGCGGTCAGCGGA ggAAAAAGGAGAAGTTGTCTGAGGTTGAGCAACAGTTGAAGAAAGCAGAGGCTGCACAAAGACGCAAGCAACAAGTAGAAAGGGCTGCTAATGCTCAGCAG GCTGAGGCGATCAAGAAAATTCTAGGTACTGATTCtacaagaaagaaaaaagaagacaAGTTACGCAAACAGAGGGATGAGAAGGAACAG GAGAAGTCTGCAAGTGCTATGATACTTGCTCCAAATAGTGTGAGATGGGTTATGGGGCCATCTGGCACAGTCGTATCATTTGCTCAAGATGCAGGTCTTCCAAGCATATTCAATTCTGCCCCTTGCAG